The Polynucleobacter necessarius genome window below encodes:
- the dksA gene encoding RNA polymerase-binding protein DksA: MSDKDYMNAAQLDFFRQKLRTLKEDILKNASETTEHLRENILVPDPADRATIEEEHALELRTRDRERKLLKKVEQALARIESGDYGWCEETGEPIGLNRLIARPTANLSLEAQERRELRQKLFGE, from the coding sequence ATGTCCGATAAGGACTACATGAATGCTGCGCAACTAGACTTTTTCCGCCAAAAATTACGGACCCTCAAAGAAGACATTTTGAAAAATGCATCTGAAACAACAGAGCATTTGCGTGAAAATATTTTGGTTCCTGATCCGGCAGATCGCGCAACGATTGAAGAGGAGCATGCTCTAGAATTGCGGACACGTGATCGTGAGCGTAAGTTGCTGAAAAAAGTTGAGCAAGCATTGGCGCGTATTGAGTCCGGCGACTACGGTTGGTGTGAAGAAACGGGCGAGCCAATTGGCTTAAACCGTTTAATTGCAAGGCCTACAGCTAATCTGTCTCTTGAAGCTCAAGAGCGTCGCGAACTCCGTCAAAAATTATTTGGCGAATAA
- a CDS encoding GTP-binding protein, whose amino-acid sequence MTMVMQAIQTAFNPSFFVVINPLIIKNWRTSRGHFGGLWREEVALKGVLYVKGGSRKVVFQGMHQMMGSDLAGLWGTEPKQTRMLFIGIDLPKDTLLTGLEGWLA is encoded by the coding sequence ATGACCATGGTCATGCAGGCCATACAGACCGCATTCAATCCTTCGTTTTTCGTAGTGATAAACCCTTTGATCATAAAAAATTGGAGGACTTCTAGGGGGCATTTTGGAGGGCTTTGGCGAGAAGAGGTTGCGCTCAAAGGAGTGCTTTATGTAAAGGGAGGCAGCCGGAAAGTGGTGTTTCAGGGGATGCATCAGATGATGGGGAGCGATTTGGCAGGTCTATGGGGTACAGAACCAAAGCAAACCCGAATGCTCTTTATAGGTATTGATTTACCTAAGGACACCCTATTGACTGGGCTTGAGGGCTGGTTGGCCTAG
- a CDS encoding tyrosine recombinase XerC has product MKLNATDLPPLMQEYLHELHVLRHLSSHTLKAYGMDLSDLQNFALEDSIELLKVSNGHVRRWAGKLHSKGKSSRSIARTLSAWRGWYDWLTEKDARRDARAGKVARNLIANPVVDVKAPKRLKSLPKALSVEQALALVNQAVKEAQEKNDLESIRDAAIIDLLYSSGLRLSELLGIDIMPSKDRQHESAGWLDWDAAEVTVLGKGGKRRSVPVGAPAMKSLAAWRELRDAGTYEEQSVALFLSATGKRLSPRTVQARLRTLAMRAGLPAHVHPHMMRHSFASHVLQSSQDLRAVQEMLGHASIASTQIYTSLDFQHLAQVYDKAHPRAKAGKS; this is encoded by the coding sequence ATGAAATTAAACGCGACTGATCTACCTCCACTCATGCAAGAGTATTTGCATGAGTTGCATGTATTGCGTCACCTCTCATCGCATACGCTCAAAGCGTATGGCATGGATTTGAGCGATCTTCAAAATTTTGCTTTAGAGGACTCGATCGAGCTTTTAAAAGTCAGCAATGGCCATGTGCGCCGTTGGGCTGGTAAGTTACATTCCAAAGGTAAATCCTCAAGAAGCATTGCTAGGACACTTTCTGCATGGCGGGGTTGGTATGACTGGTTGACTGAGAAGGATGCGAGACGCGATGCTCGAGCGGGTAAGGTAGCCCGCAATCTGATTGCTAACCCGGTCGTTGACGTTAAAGCACCAAAACGCCTGAAATCTTTGCCAAAGGCCTTATCGGTTGAGCAAGCTCTGGCCTTGGTAAATCAAGCCGTTAAAGAGGCTCAAGAAAAAAATGACTTGGAGTCTATCCGAGATGCAGCCATTATTGATTTGCTGTATTCCTCTGGTTTGCGTCTATCTGAGCTTTTGGGTATTGATATCATGCCAAGCAAAGATCGCCAACATGAATCTGCTGGCTGGCTCGACTGGGATGCTGCTGAGGTAACGGTTTTAGGTAAAGGGGGTAAACGTCGCTCTGTGCCAGTTGGTGCGCCTGCGATGAAATCTCTTGCAGCCTGGAGGGAGCTGCGTGATGCCGGAACTTATGAAGAGCAATCAGTGGCTTTATTTTTATCCGCGACAGGTAAACGCCTGTCTCCGAGAACGGTACAGGCGCGTTTGCGGACTTTAGCTATGCGCGCCGGTTTGCCAGCCCACGTCCATCCCCATATGATGCGCCACAGTTTTGCAAGCCATGTGTTGCAATCCTCGCAGGATCTGCGAGCGGTACAAGAGATGTTGGGACATGCAAGTATTGCCAGCACTCAGATTTATACCTCTTTAGACTTTCAGCACCTTGCTCAGGTATACGACAAAGCACACCCACGCGCAAAGGCTGGTAAAAGTTGA
- a CDS encoding DUF484 family protein, with protein MTPGFFERYADLLNEIRIKHLHEDRTISLQERRMTVLRTQNQELNRRLSEMLYFGSHNDKTQQSLVAWLLRLMKANIKAEVCEVESAQLLPPNAAFGPWVDTP; from the coding sequence GTGACACCAGGCTTTTTTGAGCGCTATGCCGATCTCTTGAATGAGATACGGATTAAGCACCTACATGAAGATCGCACCATCTCTTTACAAGAGCGTCGGATGACAGTGCTTCGCACCCAGAATCAAGAGCTGAATCGCCGCTTAAGTGAGATGCTATATTTTGGCAGTCACAACGATAAAACCCAGCAGAGTTTAGTTGCTTGGTTACTGCGATTAATGAAGGCAAATATCAAAGCAGAAGTATGTGAGGTGGAGTCCGCACAGCTGTTGCCACCTAATGCAGCCTTTGGCCCCTGGGTGGATACGCCTTGA
- the gatB gene encoding Asp-tRNA(Asn)/Glu-tRNA(Gln) amidotransferase subunit GatB, which yields MHWEIVIGLETHAQLQTQSKIFSGASTRFGAEPNTQACAVDLALPGVLPVLNRQAVAHAIRFGVAVHAKISPVSIFARKNYFYPDLPKGYQISQMEIPVVVGGQVEILVGDEVKVVQLTRAHMEEDAGKSVHEEGFIGPHGEPSSGIDLNRAGTPLLEIVTEPVMRSAAEAVAYAKALHSLVVWLGVCDGNMQEGSFRCDANVSVRPKGQAEFGTRCEIKNLNSFRFLEEAIQYEVRRQIELIEDGGAVVQETRWYDPDRGETRSMRSKEDANDYRYFPDPDLLPVVIDSAWIEDVRSKMPALPAQLREQWQSEFGLSAYDAQLLTQDRDTAKVFEDLLGIVGKPLAKAAANLIAGEFASSLNRAGIATADAPLKAEHLASLLTRVADGTISNKIAKDIFAILWEEAIAGQALSTVDQVIDAKGLKQISDSGAIEAIIDQVLAANQKSVEEFRSGKEKAFNALIGQIMKASQGKANPGQVNELLRKKLSSLSC from the coding sequence ATGCACTGGGAAATTGTTATTGGTCTTGAGACCCACGCACAGTTGCAAACACAATCAAAGATTTTTAGTGGTGCTAGTACGCGTTTTGGCGCAGAGCCAAATACACAAGCCTGCGCAGTGGATCTTGCATTGCCCGGAGTTTTGCCGGTACTCAATCGTCAAGCGGTTGCGCATGCAATCCGCTTTGGAGTAGCGGTGCATGCCAAAATTTCACCAGTGAGCATCTTTGCACGTAAGAATTATTTCTATCCTGATTTGCCTAAGGGATATCAAATTAGTCAGATGGAAATTCCGGTAGTTGTTGGTGGTCAGGTCGAGATTCTGGTCGGTGATGAGGTAAAAGTAGTGCAGCTCACCCGCGCTCATATGGAAGAAGATGCGGGCAAGTCTGTTCATGAAGAGGGTTTTATTGGTCCGCATGGCGAACCTTCCAGCGGAATTGATTTAAATCGTGCTGGCACACCTCTTTTAGAGATCGTGACTGAGCCCGTCATGCGCAGTGCTGCAGAGGCGGTTGCTTATGCCAAGGCATTGCATAGCTTGGTGGTTTGGCTGGGAGTATGTGACGGCAATATGCAAGAAGGCTCTTTCCGTTGTGATGCTAACGTATCCGTTCGACCTAAAGGTCAAGCTGAGTTTGGTACTCGTTGTGAAATTAAAAACTTGAATTCCTTTCGCTTTTTGGAGGAAGCGATTCAATATGAAGTGCGACGTCAAATTGAGCTCATCGAGGATGGTGGAGCCGTTGTTCAAGAAACGCGCTGGTACGACCCCGATCGTGGCGAGACGCGAAGTATGCGCAGTAAGGAAGATGCTAACGACTACCGGTATTTCCCAGATCCTGATTTGTTGCCGGTAGTGATTGATAGTGCGTGGATTGAGGATGTGCGTAGCAAGATGCCAGCCCTGCCTGCACAATTGCGCGAACAGTGGCAAAGCGAATTTGGTTTAAGCGCATACGATGCGCAGTTACTCACACAAGATCGTGATACTGCCAAAGTATTTGAAGACTTATTAGGAATCGTGGGTAAGCCATTGGCAAAAGCAGCTGCCAATTTAATTGCCGGTGAATTTGCCTCCTCACTCAATCGTGCTGGTATTGCAACAGCAGACGCACCTTTAAAAGCAGAGCACTTAGCGTCATTATTAACGCGCGTGGCAGATGGAACTATCTCCAATAAGATTGCCAAAGATATTTTTGCCATTCTTTGGGAGGAAGCGATCGCAGGTCAGGCTCTCAGCACTGTTGATCAAGTGATTGATGCCAAGGGTTTGAAGCAAATTAGCGACAGCGGAGCCATTGAAGCCATCATTGATCAAGTTTTAGCCGCTAATCAGAAGTCTGTTGAAGAGTTCCGCTCTGGTAAAGAAAAAGCATTCAATGCCTTGATTGGACAGATCATGAAAGCCTCGCAAGGCAAAGCCAATCCTGGTCAGGTGAATGAACTATTGCGCAAAAAATTAAGCTCATTAAGCTGCTAA
- a CDS encoding amidase family protein, producing MSWHNTPIALMAKALAAKEVSSSELTQYFLDRIDAGKQWNAYLDVNAHLSLEQANKADHLISNGKAGKLTGIPVAHKDVFVTRGWKSTAASKILAGYQSPFDAAVVANLGIPDENNPHGAGMVCLGKTNMDEFAMGSSNENSAFGPVLNPWNAAHVAGGSSGGSAAAVAAGLAPIATGTDTGGSGRYLNQHWQESNSNPAKPLEGLRVGLPKEFFADGLAGDVARSVHEAAKLLESLGATLVEVSLPKTKLSIPVYYVLAPAEASSNLSRFDGVRYGYRADKYRDVADMYTKSRTEGFGSEVKRRIMIGTYVLCHGYYDAYYLQAQKIRRIIAADLQAALDRCDLILGPVAPDVAWRLGEKSKDPVQMYREDIYTLSTNLAGLPAMSVPCGFNASNLPIGMQLIGNYFSEARLLQVAHQYQQASDWHLRQASEVE from the coding sequence ATGAGTTGGCACAACACACCTATCGCTTTAATGGCAAAAGCGTTAGCTGCAAAAGAGGTTTCCAGCAGCGAGTTAACTCAGTACTTTTTAGATCGTATTGACGCCGGCAAGCAGTGGAATGCTTACTTGGATGTGAATGCCCACTTAAGTTTAGAGCAAGCAAATAAAGCAGATCACTTAATTTCGAATGGTAAAGCTGGTAAATTAACCGGCATCCCCGTGGCCCATAAAGATGTTTTTGTAACTCGAGGTTGGAAGTCAACAGCGGCATCGAAAATATTGGCTGGATATCAGAGTCCATTTGATGCCGCTGTGGTTGCAAATTTGGGAATTCCAGATGAAAACAATCCCCATGGGGCAGGCATGGTTTGTCTGGGCAAAACTAACATGGACGAGTTTGCGATGGGCTCCTCCAATGAGAATTCTGCTTTTGGACCCGTCTTAAATCCTTGGAACGCCGCACATGTTGCTGGAGGATCTTCTGGCGGTTCAGCGGCAGCTGTTGCTGCCGGCCTAGCGCCAATTGCGACCGGGACCGATACAGGCGGCTCTGGGCGCTATCTCAATCAACATTGGCAAGAAAGTAATTCGAATCCTGCAAAACCATTAGAAGGTTTGCGCGTGGGTTTGCCAAAAGAATTTTTTGCAGATGGTTTGGCAGGTGATGTTGCAAGGTCTGTGCATGAGGCTGCTAAGCTTTTAGAAAGCTTGGGCGCAACTTTGGTTGAGGTCAGTTTGCCTAAAACAAAGTTATCGATTCCAGTCTATTACGTTTTAGCGCCAGCAGAGGCTTCGAGCAATCTGAGTCGTTTTGATGGTGTGCGTTATGGTTATCGCGCAGATAAATATCGAGATGTGGCTGATATGTATACGAAATCTCGGACTGAAGGTTTTGGATCTGAAGTGAAGCGTCGCATCATGATTGGAACCTATGTGCTTTGCCATGGTTACTATGATGCTTACTATCTGCAGGCACAAAAAATTCGCCGCATTATTGCGGCAGATTTGCAAGCAGCTCTTGATCGGTGTGATCTTATCTTAGGCCCTGTGGCACCTGATGTAGCCTGGCGCTTAGGGGAAAAATCTAAAGATCCTGTGCAAATGTATCGTGAAGATATTTATACACTTTCCACAAACTTAGCGGGCCTACCTGCAATGAGCGTTCCATGTGGATTTAATGCAAGCAATTTACCCATTGGCATGCAATTGATTGGTAATTATTTTTCTGAGGCGCGTTTGTTGCAAGTGGCCCATCAATATCAGCAAGCCAGTGACTGGCATTTGCGTCAAGCAAGTGAGGTGGAATGA
- the gatC gene encoding Asp-tRNA(Asn)/Glu-tRNA(Gln) amidotransferase subunit GatC, with protein MKLDDVQRIAHRSRLELNQAEAEAVLPQLQAIFSLVEEMQAVDTTGLESLAHPILFLRDLAQPMRVDQVTESDHRAENMQSAPAEQGGYFLVPRVIE; from the coding sequence ATGAAACTTGATGATGTCCAGCGCATTGCGCACCGTTCTAGGCTTGAGTTAAATCAGGCAGAAGCTGAGGCAGTTTTGCCTCAATTACAGGCAATTTTTTCTCTGGTTGAGGAAATGCAGGCCGTTGATACAACTGGTCTTGAGTCTTTGGCCCACCCAATCCTCTTTTTGCGTGATTTAGCTCAGCCCATGCGTGTCGACCAAGTCACGGAATCGGACCATCGTGCTGAAAATATGCAATCAGCCCCTGCGGAGCAGGGGGGCTACTTCTTAGTGCCAAGGGTGATCGAATGA
- a CDS encoding rod shape-determining protein yields MFGFFRSYFSNGLAIDLGTANTLIYMRERGIVLDEPSVVAIRQEGGPNGKKTILAVGKEAKAMLGRVPGNIEAIRPMKDGVIADFTITEQMLKQFIKLVHESKLLKPSPKIIICVPCGSTQVERRAIRESALGAGASKVFLIEEPMAAAIGSGLPVSEAAGSMVVDIGGGTTEVGVMSLGGMVYKGSVRVGGDKFDEAITNYIRRNYGMLIGEQTAELIKKTIGSAFPGAEVREMEVKGRNLSEGIPRSFTVTSNEILEALTDPLNQIVTAVKAALEQIPPELASDIAERGMMLTGGGALLRDLDRLLLEETGLPIHVAEDPLTCVARGCGLALERMDKLGGVFSQE; encoded by the coding sequence ATGTTTGGTTTTTTCCGAAGCTACTTTTCCAATGGCCTAGCCATCGACCTAGGAACCGCTAACACCTTAATTTATATGCGTGAGCGGGGTATTGTCCTCGATGAGCCCTCTGTTGTGGCGATTCGCCAAGAAGGTGGTCCAAACGGCAAAAAGACCATTTTGGCCGTCGGCAAGGAGGCAAAAGCGATGTTGGGTCGCGTTCCAGGAAATATTGAGGCAATTCGCCCAATGAAAGATGGTGTTATCGCCGACTTTACGATTACCGAACAAATGCTTAAGCAATTTATTAAGCTCGTGCATGAAAGCAAATTATTAAAACCAAGCCCAAAAATCATCATTTGCGTTCCTTGCGGATCTACACAAGTTGAACGTCGCGCAATTCGTGAATCTGCTCTAGGTGCTGGTGCATCAAAAGTATTTTTGATTGAAGAGCCTATGGCTGCTGCAATTGGTTCTGGTTTACCAGTTTCTGAAGCTGCTGGCTCCATGGTTGTTGATATCGGTGGTGGCACAACTGAAGTTGGTGTGATGTCATTAGGCGGCATGGTTTACAAAGGCTCCGTGCGCGTTGGTGGCGATAAGTTTGATGAGGCCATTACTAATTACATTCGTCGTAACTATGGAATGCTAATTGGCGAACAAACTGCGGAGTTAATTAAAAAAACTATTGGCTCTGCTTTTCCTGGTGCTGAAGTACGCGAGATGGAAGTAAAAGGTCGAAATCTCTCTGAAGGTATTCCACGTAGCTTTACTGTTACTAGCAATGAAATTCTCGAGGCTCTAACCGATCCGCTCAATCAAATCGTGACTGCAGTCAAAGCTGCTCTTGAGCAGATACCACCTGAGCTGGCATCCGATATTGCTGAACGCGGGATGATGCTTACTGGCGGTGGCGCCTTATTGCGCGATCTCGATCGACTATTGCTTGAAGAGACTGGTTTGCCGATTCATGTTGCCGAGGATCCCCTAACCTGCGTGGCACGAGGTTGTGGTCTCGCACTTGAGCGCATGGATAAGTTAGGCGGAGTGTTCTCGCAAGAGTAA
- the mreC gene encoding rod shape-determining protein MreC — protein sequence MQHSAPPLFRQGIPALLKLIVCLSISIALMLIDFRFQALDPIRNNVNWILRPLEYVMMTPRNAFEATSEYFTTRATLDQENQVMKARQAELSLLANQSEFLMVENQNLRELMDLQKQVPFKTLPVEILFNPPNPISQRIIINRGSNDGLKLGNPIANDSGILGQVVRLYERSAEVSLLEDRDFAVPVQVARNGLRAAVFGAGRGNPLDLRYLPVASDLEVGDILLTSGIDGVYPPGFAVAVISKIERNVDKNSSNVFCMPVAAVNRYRQALALLYDPQFDAKAPSINNKANSGTPLTNTPGRRQTRGRGTQ from the coding sequence TTGCAACATAGCGCACCACCACTTTTCAGACAGGGCATTCCGGCCTTACTTAAACTGATTGTTTGCCTGTCGATCAGCATCGCACTGATGTTGATCGATTTTCGTTTCCAAGCACTCGACCCTATTCGCAATAATGTCAACTGGATTTTGCGTCCACTTGAGTATGTGATGATGACACCGCGCAATGCGTTTGAGGCAACGTCTGAATATTTCACGACGCGCGCAACACTAGATCAAGAAAATCAAGTGATGAAGGCACGACAAGCAGAACTCTCTCTGCTGGCAAACCAATCTGAATTTTTGATGGTGGAAAACCAAAACTTACGTGAGTTGATGGACTTGCAAAAACAAGTCCCCTTCAAAACATTGCCAGTAGAGATTTTATTCAACCCACCAAATCCAATTTCTCAACGTATCATTATTAATCGTGGCAGCAATGATGGGCTCAAGCTTGGCAATCCCATTGCTAACGACTCTGGCATATTAGGCCAAGTGGTCCGTCTTTACGAGCGCTCTGCCGAGGTGTCCTTGCTTGAAGATCGTGATTTTGCGGTACCTGTCCAAGTAGCCCGCAATGGACTTCGTGCCGCAGTATTTGGGGCAGGTCGTGGCAATCCATTAGACCTTCGATATCTTCCCGTCGCAAGTGACCTCGAAGTGGGGGATATTTTATTGACCTCAGGAATTGATGGCGTTTACCCCCCTGGATTTGCAGTGGCCGTTATTAGCAAAATTGAGCGCAATGTTGATAAAAACTCATCTAATGTATTTTGTATGCCCGTAGCCGCAGTTAATCGCTATCGTCAAGCTCTAGCCCTTTTATATGACCCTCAATTCGACGCTAAAGCACCGAGTATTAATAACAAAGCCAACTCTGGTACACCGCTAACCAACACACCGGGTAGACGCCAAACTCGCGGGCGGGGAACGCAATGA
- the mreD gene encoding rod shape-determining protein MreD — translation MIDFQSGYILRPVDPVFIYFSLFCALLLNLLPIGNYGWVPDWLILCIVFWNIHQHRYVNVITAFILGLLMDVHNSDLLGLHAFSYSLVAYVAISWHRRIVALTVLSQALHLLPVFILVSLFPVLVHWLLSGELYWWALTGAIQALIEAMLWPLATRVLLAPQRRPIDVDHNRPL, via the coding sequence ATGATCGATTTCCAGAGTGGCTATATTCTGCGCCCGGTAGACCCGGTCTTTATTTATTTCAGCCTCTTTTGTGCGTTGCTATTAAATCTCTTGCCAATTGGCAACTATGGTTGGGTGCCTGATTGGTTAATTTTATGTATTGTATTTTGGAATATTCATCAGCATCGTTATGTCAACGTCATTACCGCCTTCATTCTCGGTTTATTGATGGATGTTCATAATTCAGATCTTTTGGGTCTGCATGCATTTAGCTATTCTCTGGTTGCTTATGTAGCCATCTCTTGGCATAGACGTATTGTGGCTTTGACGGTTCTATCTCAAGCACTGCATCTACTTCCTGTTTTTATATTGGTATCACTTTTTCCTGTGCTGGTGCATTGGTTGCTCAGTGGAGAACTTTACTGGTGGGCTCTCACAGGAGCCATTCAAGCGCTGATTGAAGCAATGCTTTGGCCATTAGCAACACGTGTACTGCTTGCACCACAGCGCCGCCCAATAGACGTTGATCACAATCGACCGCTCTGA
- the mrdA gene encoding penicillin-binding protein 2: MVSFKKPGLVSFHERIHIATLFVTFCFLLLITRLVWLQLISHGKYALLAENNRIALVPAPANRGLLIDRNGIVIGRNYSALTLDVNAEEIKGNVDQLINDLSEIIDISPRDRRNFTRSLEDSRNMGTFPLRSMLTETETARFMANRYRFPGVEIRARSFREYPYNELASHLIGYIGRVSKKDKERMQAEIEGSKADDPNALQTSFLPGIQHVGKIGLEQSYENVLRGVPGYDQVEITAGGKPVRTLSSSPSIPGKNVVLSVDIKLQYLVEQLYGNFRGAFVAIEPETGDVLAFVSKPTFNPNDFVEGIDSVTWKELNDSPQKPLYNRPLKGIYPPGSTYKPFMALAALETKKRTPSQTISDPGYFDFGNHTFRDDKKGGHGIVDMQKSIVESCDTYYYLLARDMGVNMIHDFMKPLGFGQITGIDLQGEARGVLPSTEWKKNTFKKPEHQKWYEGETISLGIGQGYNAFTILQLAHAMANFANNGIVMKPHLVKAIEDPFTRNRVLTTPKESYRIDLNRDNIALIKKAMLEVNITGTSAATFKDVGYQVGGKTGTAQVFSLNSKEYKHNATAEVLRDHALYIAFAPIDKPTIVIAMVVENAGFGAQHAAPIARKALDYYIEGKWPKEIPEWKRAP, translated from the coding sequence ATGGTTTCTTTTAAAAAGCCAGGCCTCGTCTCATTTCACGAGCGAATTCATATTGCGACTCTCTTTGTCACATTTTGCTTTTTACTGCTCATTACTCGACTTGTATGGCTGCAACTCATTAGCCATGGAAAATATGCGCTATTGGCAGAGAACAATCGCATCGCATTAGTACCGGCGCCAGCAAATCGTGGCCTTTTAATTGATCGTAACGGCATTGTGATTGGCAGAAATTATTCGGCCCTCACTTTGGATGTAAATGCCGAAGAAATAAAAGGTAATGTAGATCAACTAATCAATGATCTTTCTGAAATCATTGATATTTCTCCTAGAGATCGTCGAAATTTCACAAGATCCTTGGAGGATTCACGCAATATGGGCACATTTCCCCTGCGTTCGATGCTTACCGAGACTGAAACAGCCCGTTTTATGGCTAACCGCTACCGTTTTCCGGGCGTAGAAATCCGCGCTAGAAGTTTCCGAGAGTACCCCTATAACGAATTAGCCTCACATCTTATTGGTTATATCGGACGAGTTTCCAAAAAAGATAAGGAGCGCATGCAGGCCGAAATAGAGGGCTCTAAAGCGGATGATCCCAATGCATTGCAGACCTCATTTTTACCCGGCATTCAGCATGTCGGAAAGATTGGCTTAGAACAAAGCTACGAAAATGTTTTACGTGGTGTACCTGGATACGACCAAGTAGAAATTACTGCGGGCGGCAAGCCAGTGCGTACGCTTTCCAGCTCTCCATCGATTCCCGGTAAAAACGTGGTGCTCTCTGTAGATATCAAGTTGCAATATTTAGTTGAACAACTTTACGGAAATTTTCGTGGTGCATTTGTAGCGATTGAGCCTGAAACTGGTGATGTATTGGCATTTGTTTCTAAGCCTACCTTTAATCCCAATGATTTTGTTGAGGGTATTGATTCGGTTACTTGGAAAGAGCTCAATGACTCTCCGCAAAAACCCCTCTATAACCGACCACTAAAAGGGATTTACCCTCCTGGCTCTACTTACAAACCATTTATGGCACTGGCTGCTTTAGAAACTAAAAAGCGCACTCCGTCACAAACGATCTCGGATCCTGGTTACTTTGATTTTGGCAACCATACATTCCGCGACGATAAAAAAGGAGGTCACGGAATTGTGGACATGCAAAAGTCAATAGTGGAATCTTGTGATACCTACTATTATCTATTAGCACGCGATATGGGTGTCAACATGATTCATGACTTTATGAAGCCCTTAGGCTTCGGACAGATCACCGGCATTGATTTGCAAGGAGAGGCTAGAGGGGTTCTACCATCAACCGAGTGGAAGAAAAATACTTTCAAAAAGCCAGAGCACCAAAAATGGTACGAAGGTGAAACGATTTCTTTGGGAATTGGCCAAGGTTATAACGCTTTCACTATTTTGCAATTAGCGCACGCCATGGCTAATTTTGCTAATAATGGCATCGTGATGAAGCCTCATCTAGTGAAGGCGATTGAAGATCCATTCACTCGCAATCGTGTACTAACAACTCCAAAAGAAAGCTATCGCATTGATCTGAATCGCGATAATATTGCGCTTATCAAAAAAGCCATGCTTGAGGTGAATATCACCGGTACATCTGCAGCAACATTCAAAGATGTAGGATATCAAGTTGGCGGAAAGACTGGTACAGCACAAGTCTTCAGTTTGAATTCGAAAGAATATAAACATAACGCCACTGCAGAAGTTTTGCGCGACCATGCTTTATATATTGCATTTGCTCCAATAGATAAACCCACCATCGTGATTGCTATGGTTGTGGAAAATGCTGGCTTCGGAGCGCAACATGCTGCACCGATTGCACGTAAAGCACTGGACTATTACATTGAGGGCAAGTGGCCTAAGGAGATTCCCGAATGGAAAAGAGCCCCTTAA